The nucleotide sequence ACGACGGCCTGTTCGTCGTCGAAGTCGGATATCTGGGGGATATCGTGCGGAATGCGTGGTTTGACACGATCTATCACGAGCATGTCGATTTTCACAGCATCAAGCCGTTGGTGCTGTTTGCGCCCCGCGTGGGCATGGAGGTGATTGCGGTCCAGGGCATCAGCCCGCAGGGCGGTTCCATCCGGGTGGTGTTCCAGAAATTGGGCGGACCCCGGAAGGTGGAGGAGTCGGTGGCGGCCATGGTGCGGCAGGAACAGCAGGCCGGCCTCCACGACGCGGAGACCTACCGGCGATTTGGTGTCCGGATTGATGCCATCGGCCGCGAGCTGGCCGGCCTGGTGCGAAAACTGAAGGAAGAGGGGGCCACGATCGCGGGCTTCGGGGCGCCGACGAAAGCGACCACGTTGCTTTCCCATTTCCAGCTGGGCGGGCTGCTGGACTTTCTGGTCGACGAGAATCCGTTGAAGCAGAACCTCTACAGCCCCGGCCATCACATCCCCGTCGTTTCGGCGCAGGAGCTTTACCGGCGGAAACCCGACTATCTGCTGATCCTGGCGTGGAATTTTGCCGAGAACATCATGGAACGGCACCGGGCGTTTCGTGACCACGGCGGACGGTTTATCCTGCCGATGCCGACCCCCAAGGTGTGCGACTGACTCCCATGAAACGAAAGCATCTGCTCGTAGTGGCCCCGCATCCCGATGACGAGATCCTTGGCGCCGGTGGCACCATGGCCAAATACGCCAAGAACGGCATCGGGGTGAGCGTGCTGACGATCGCGGGCCACCGTCCGCCACTCTACACCGAGGAGGTCTATCAACAGACGGTGCGGGAGGCGAAGGCCGCCCACCGGATCATTGGCGTGGAACGCTCGATCTTTCTGGATCTACCGGCCACCACCTTGGGCGGCATGAAGACGCACGAGTTGAACGGTCTCATCGCGCGGGCGGTCCAGGAGGTGCGGCCGACGATCGTGCTGTTGCCTTATCCGGACCGCCACGTCGACCACCGGGTGATTTTTGACAGCACGCTCGTGGCCACGCGGCCGGTGAACCAGGGGGTTGAGATCGAGATCGTGGCGGCCTACGAGACCCTATCGGAGACCCACTGGAATGCACCGCACATCGAGCCGAATTTCACTCCCAACTGGGTGTGTGACATTACCCAGACAGTCGAGCTCAAGCTGGAGGCACTGAGCTGCTTTCAATCGCAGATCCCGCCATTTCCGGGGGCGCGCTCAGTTGAGGCATTGAAGGCGCTGGCCATGTTTCGCGGCACGCAGGCAGGATTTGCCTTCGGCGAGGGGTTTCACCTGATCAGGATGCGCGACTAGGCGACCGGGGCCGGTGGAGTCATTCCGGGGCGTGGACGTAGAGGTGGTGCCGGCCCACCTGCAGCCGCTGGTATCCCAGTCGGCGGGCAAAGCTCTCGTGCTCCGTGCCATTGGCGTACTCCAGCGCGACCTCGACCGGGTGCCAGTGATGTGACAGGTAGGCGGTCGGCGACCAAGCGGTGTAGAGCCTAAACGGAGACTGCGGGATAAATAAGGTGGGGCCGGCTTCATGGACGGCTGATTCCAGATACAAGCGGACCCGCGTCGTTTTCTCGCCCGGGGATTCATTGATGGAACGGTAGGGTATGAGTACGTTGCGGGCCCCCGTGCTGTAAGCCGCATACGAAATTCCTTTGGATGCGACGAGCCGGGGATTCGCCGGCAAACCGACGGCGTGGGATTTTGCCTCCCCGATGGTCTCCAGCTCCTGGCGCAGGTTCAGGTCTGCAGGGGGCTGCAACAGGATGTTAAACAATCGGCCATAACCGGGAGAACTGGCCGGGATCAAAATCAACCCGGCCAGCGTCGCGGTCAGGATATAAAAAAACCAGGGAGGATGGAGGCGTTGAGCCGGATGGCCTGAATCCGGGGCCGGCGCGTGGGTTGGGGCCGGACGCCCAGTGGAGTTCGGCGGGGCAACCCCCAGATCGTCCTGGAGGCTGGGAGAACGCCCGGCGCGCGCCAGGAGGGTCACAATGGCCAGCCCGGCGGGGATGGCGAACAGCATGCGGTGAAAGATCAACACGGGTTGGTTCGCCTGCAGCAATTGTTGGAGAAAGGGGACGGCCACGACCGGAAGGCTGAGGGCAACCAACGGGGTGATTGTAAGCCAGGCGACCACGTGGTTGCGATAAAGCAGACAAATGCCGGCCAGCAGGTTCAGCAAGCCGCCGCCGCCCAGGATCATCAGCATGCGCTCAAATGCCGGGGACGATATTTCGAACAGGTTGAAGCCGTACCATGACGTCAGCCATCCTTGCGTGCGAATGCTGTCGTCGATCAACGCACTGCGCGGCCAATAAAGAATGGTGACTACGCTGGCCCCGGCCAGGGCCAGCGCCAAGGTAAGCAGGATGCCCCGGGCATGCCGGGATTGCCCGATGCGCCAGACGGACACGGCGGCGATCCCCAGGGCCGCAATGCCCAGGCCTTGGGTGTGGCTGAAGGCGGTGAACGCAATCAGCGCCAAGGCGGTGAGTGCGAACCGGCTGAGTGGATAAAGCGCAGGCAGGAGCGCGGCGCGCGGCTTGGGCCAGCTCAACCCGCCAAACCCGTTCGCTTGCGCGATCCTGATGCCCAGTGTGATCAGGGCCACGGCGCCGAGTTGCGCGAAGACCGAGCTGGATATCCCGTAATAGCGGGAGAATCCGAACAATCCGTTGCCCGTGGTCAGGGCATTCAGCACCACGAAGACAAAGGCCGCGCGCCGCCCGAGCCCGGTGGCCTGTGCCAGGCGGAAGTATTGCCAGCACAGCAGCAGGCTGCAGCCCGTGGCGTAGGCATTGAGCCACGTCAGTTGCCGCAGCGGCGAATCGATCTGGCCGACCAGGCTGTAGGCCAGGAAATAGCTGGATTTCGTCCACGCGTAGTGCTGGTTGACCGCTGCTTGGATGGACCACTCGTTGATGCGGCTATAGTGCTCCCACGTATCGGCGGGATACTCGAGGTATACACCGGGAACAGCGAACACCAACGCCAGGCCAAACCAAGGCAGGATCGCCCAGAGGGCCGAAGCCGCTGGGGAAAAACGGGCAGTCCCAGCCAGCGGGGACGCGTGGGCTTGCCACCAGC is from Lacunisphaera limnophila and encodes:
- a CDS encoding class I SAM-dependent methyltransferase; translation: MKTDVYKKTNCRLCDSPDLECVIKLAPTPPGNHFVAREQLGRPQASYPLEVDFCRQCHHLQLGHVVDPGILYQQNYSYVSGTSPVFVDHLARYADYILDRYAIPSSGLIVDIGSNDGTALGFFQRKGHRVVGVDPAIEIVARANENGIETVCDFFGEAVARPCVEKYGKAALINSHNACAHIDDLAGVFRGVGQWLADDGLFVVEVGYLGDIVRNAWFDTIYHEHVDFHSIKPLVLFAPRVGMEVIAVQGISPQGGSIRVVFQKLGGPRKVEESVAAMVRQEQQAGLHDAETYRRFGVRIDAIGRELAGLVRKLKEEGATIAGFGAPTKATTLLSHFQLGGLLDFLVDENPLKQNLYSPGHHIPVVSAQELYRRKPDYLLILAWNFAENIMERHRAFRDHGGRFILPMPTPKVCD
- a CDS encoding PIG-L deacetylase family protein — translated: MKRKHLLVVAPHPDDEILGAGGTMAKYAKNGIGVSVLTIAGHRPPLYTEEVYQQTVREAKAAHRIIGVERSIFLDLPATTLGGMKTHELNGLIARAVQEVRPTIVLLPYPDRHVDHRVIFDSTLVATRPVNQGVEIEIVAAYETLSETHWNAPHIEPNFTPNWVCDITQTVELKLEALSCFQSQIPPFPGARSVEALKALAMFRGTQAGFAFGEGFHLIRMRD